The Hymenobacter baengnokdamensis genome includes a region encoding these proteins:
- the metG gene encoding methionine--tRNA ligase: MSSLPKRYTVTAALPYANGPVHIGHLAGVYLPADIYVRYLRAQNRDVKFICGSDEHGVPITIRAQKEGVTPQQVVDKYHAIIRDSFKEFNVSFDVYSRTSSKTHAEVSSDFFKKLYGENKFIEQTTQQLYDEQAAQFLADRYVVGTCPNCGNENAYGDQCERCGTSLSPTELINPRSMLSGNTPVLRDTRHWFLPLDQYEPWLREWIIEGHKNDWKTNVYGQCKSWIDQGLHPRAVTRDLDWGVPVPVPGAEGKVLYVWFDAPIGYISATKEGFPDEWEKYWKDPETKLVHFIGKDNIVFHCIIFPVMLKAHGEYILPDNVPANEFLNLEGDKISTSRNWAVWLHEYLADFPGQADILRYVLCANAPETKDNDFTWKDFQARNNNELVATLGNFVNRAAVLTQKFFEGKVPERGELTEIEEEVFRQLAEFPARVGDLIENYRFRDALAEVLNLARLGNKYLADTQPWHLIKTDAARTGTVLHVALQVAAALVPLLTPFLPESAGKLAAMLNFEPGDWQSAARATQLPAGHQLQEPALLFAKIDDSVVHAQVQKLLDTKQANALAATPVAPTKENVSFDEFGKMDLRVGTIVGAEKVAKTKKLLKLTIDTGLDQRTIVSGIAESFIPEALIGQQAMVLVNLAPREIKGIQSQGMLLLAENADGTLALMQPGSAVRNGSPIL, encoded by the coding sequence ATGAGCTCTCTACCAAAGCGTTATACCGTAACTGCTGCCCTGCCTTATGCCAATGGCCCGGTGCACATTGGTCACCTGGCCGGCGTATATCTGCCCGCCGATATTTATGTGCGCTACCTGCGCGCTCAGAACCGTGACGTAAAATTTATTTGCGGCTCCGACGAGCACGGCGTACCTATTACCATCAGGGCTCAGAAAGAGGGCGTTACGCCCCAGCAGGTAGTGGATAAATACCACGCCATTATTCGCGACTCGTTTAAGGAGTTCAACGTGTCGTTCGACGTGTATTCGCGCACTTCATCAAAAACCCACGCCGAAGTTTCCAGCGATTTTTTCAAGAAATTATACGGCGAGAATAAATTTATTGAGCAAACCACGCAGCAGCTTTACGATGAGCAGGCTGCCCAGTTTCTGGCCGACCGCTACGTGGTAGGCACCTGCCCTAATTGTGGCAATGAAAATGCCTACGGCGACCAGTGTGAGCGTTGCGGCACGTCGCTTAGTCCGACGGAGTTAATTAATCCGCGCTCTATGCTCAGCGGCAATACGCCGGTGCTGCGCGATACCCGACACTGGTTTTTGCCGCTCGACCAGTACGAGCCCTGGCTGCGTGAATGGATAATTGAGGGCCATAAAAATGACTGGAAAACCAACGTGTACGGTCAGTGCAAATCCTGGATTGACCAGGGCCTGCATCCCCGCGCCGTAACGCGCGACCTCGACTGGGGGGTGCCCGTGCCGGTACCCGGCGCCGAAGGTAAAGTATTGTATGTGTGGTTTGATGCCCCTATTGGTTACATTTCCGCCACCAAGGAAGGCTTCCCCGATGAGTGGGAGAAATACTGGAAAGACCCTGAAACCAAACTGGTGCATTTTATTGGTAAGGATAATATAGTATTTCACTGTATTATTTTTCCGGTAATGCTGAAAGCGCACGGCGAATATATTTTGCCGGATAATGTGCCGGCCAACGAGTTTTTAAATCTGGAAGGCGATAAAATCAGTACCTCGCGCAACTGGGCGGTGTGGCTGCACGAATACCTGGCTGATTTTCCGGGGCAAGCCGATATATTGCGCTATGTGCTTTGCGCCAATGCGCCCGAAACCAAGGATAACGATTTTACCTGGAAGGATTTTCAGGCTCGCAACAATAACGAGCTGGTGGCTACGCTTGGCAATTTCGTAAATCGGGCGGCGGTGCTCACACAAAAGTTTTTTGAGGGCAAAGTGCCCGAGCGCGGCGAATTGACGGAAATCGAGGAAGAGGTATTCCGGCAGCTAGCCGAATTTCCGGCGCGGGTCGGCGACCTTATTGAAAACTACCGCTTCCGCGACGCGCTGGCTGAAGTACTAAACCTGGCCCGCCTCGGCAATAAGTACCTGGCCGATACCCAACCCTGGCACCTTATTAAAACTGATGCGGCCCGCACGGGTACGGTGCTGCACGTAGCCTTGCAGGTAGCGGCCGCGCTGGTGCCCCTACTCACCCCCTTCCTGCCCGAATCGGCGGGTAAGCTGGCGGCTATGCTCAACTTCGAGCCCGGCGACTGGCAGAGCGCGGCCAGGGCCACGCAATTGCCCGCCGGGCATCAGCTACAGGAGCCCGCGCTGCTGTTTGCCAAAATCGACGACAGCGTGGTGCACGCGCAGGTGCAGAAGCTGCTCGATACCAAGCAGGCCAACGCCCTGGCCGCTACGCCTGTTGCGCCCACTAAGGAGAACGTCAGCTTCGACGAATTCGGTAAAATGGACTTGCGCGTGGGTACGATTGTCGGGGCCGAAAAAGTGGCCAAAACCAAAAAGCTGCTGAAGCTGACTATCGACACCGGCCTCGACCAGCGCACCATCGTCAGCGGCATTGCCGAATCGTTTATTCCGGAGGCGCTGATTGGCCAGCAGGCCATGGTATTAGTAAACCTGGCGCCCCGTGAAATTAAAGGAATTCAAAGCCAGGGCATGTTGCTGCTAGCTGAAAATGCCGACGGCACGCTGGCCCTGATGCAGCCCGGCAGCGCAGTGCGCAACGGCAGCCCGATTTTGTAG
- a CDS encoding trans-sulfuration enzyme family protein, giving the protein MNLTPIHPKVTPIYQTSVFKFASLAELETYYTTPDHGGMYGYSRSEHPNSDELVAEVARLEGATGGGVATGAGLAGLLAAVLATCQAGDHVLCPTELYGGSVVLLSQELARLGIETTYVPLAELYDVARHRRPTTRLVLAEVLSNPLLTVLDGPRLARACQQQGILLLIDSSFTSPILTQPLSWGADLVWHSATKYLAGHSDTTAGVVVARDPALGKRLRQVAGSLGLMLAPLDSWLAVRGLKTLRLRMWQHSENALLVARFLAESPAVAQVFYPGLATHPGHALAAHELLGGLFGGMLSIRLAHDSAAAVDAFVQKSKLFPLAPSLAGVQSSCSYPAATSHRGLTAEQRLALGITPGVIRLSVGIEEPADLLVDLKQALG; this is encoded by the coding sequence ATGAACCTGACCCCGATTCACCCGAAAGTTACCCCGATTTATCAGACCTCGGTTTTCAAATTTGCCTCGTTGGCCGAGCTGGAAACCTACTACACGACCCCCGACCACGGCGGCATGTACGGCTATTCGCGCTCCGAGCATCCTAATTCCGACGAGCTGGTGGCCGAGGTGGCGCGGCTCGAAGGAGCTACCGGGGGCGGGGTAGCTACCGGCGCCGGGCTGGCGGGCTTGCTGGCGGCCGTGCTGGCCACCTGCCAGGCCGGCGACCATGTATTGTGCCCCACTGAGCTATATGGTGGCTCGGTAGTACTGCTTTCGCAAGAGCTGGCCCGCTTGGGCATCGAGACAACTTACGTGCCGCTGGCCGAGCTCTACGACGTGGCCCGGCACCGCCGGCCTACTACCAGACTGGTGCTGGCCGAGGTGCTCAGCAACCCGCTGCTGACGGTGCTTGATGGCCCGCGCCTGGCCCGTGCCTGCCAGCAGCAGGGAATATTATTGTTGATTGACAGCTCTTTTACCTCACCCATCCTGACGCAGCCCCTGAGTTGGGGAGCCGACCTGGTGTGGCATTCGGCTACCAAATACCTGGCCGGACACTCCGACACCACGGCGGGCGTGGTAGTGGCCCGCGACCCTGCCTTGGGCAAGCGCCTGCGCCAGGTAGCGGGCAGCCTGGGCCTGATGCTGGCCCCGCTCGATAGCTGGCTGGCCGTGCGTGGCCTCAAAACCCTGCGCCTGCGCATGTGGCAGCACTCCGAGAATGCGCTGCTGGTAGCCCGCTTTCTGGCCGAAAGCCCGGCCGTAGCGCAGGTATTTTACCCCGGCCTCGCAACGCATCCCGGTCATGCACTGGCGGCGCACGAACTACTGGGCGGCTTATTTGGCGGTATGCTCTCAATACGACTAGCCCACGACTCGGCGGCGGCCGTCGATGCCTTTGTGCAGAAAAGCAAGCTGTTTCCGCTGGCCCCGTCGCTGGCGGGTGTGCAGTCGTCGTGCTCGTACCCGGCAGCTACTTCGCACCGGGGCCTCACGGCCGAGCAGCGGCTGGCGCTGGGCATTACGCCGGGCGTGATACGCCTGAGCGTTGGCATCGAAGAGCCCGCCGATTTACTGGTAGATTTGAAACAGGCGCTGGGGTAG
- the atpD gene encoding F0F1 ATP synthase subunit beta, whose translation MANSGKITQVIGPVVDVSFAGEGDLPNIFDALEVTKDNGQVVMLECQQHLGEDRVRTIAMDSTEGLTRGAAVRSLGHAITMPTGDGVKGRLFNVIGQAIDGIPQPVSTGGLPIHRNAPAFEDLATSSEVFFTGIKVIDLLAPYVKGGKIGLFGGAGVGKTVLIQELINNVAKAYSGLSVFAGVGERTREGNDLLREFIEANIIRYGDAFKHSMEEGGWDLSKVDMVEMEKSQATLVFGQMNEPPGARARVALSGLTIAESFRDGDGTGAGRDILFFIDNIFRFTQAGSEVSALLGRMPSAVGYQPTLATEMGAMQERITSTKRGSITSVQAVYVPADDLTDPAPANTFAHLDATTVLSRKIAELGIYPAVDPLDSTSRILDATILGDEHYNTAQRVKEILQRYKELQDIIAILGMDELSEEDKQTVNRARRVQRFLSQPFFVAEQFTGLQGVLVDIKDTIKGFNEIIDGKYDHLPESAFNLVGNIEDAVAKGERLMAEAK comes from the coding sequence ATGGCGAATTCGGGCAAAATCACCCAGGTTATCGGCCCCGTGGTAGACGTGAGCTTCGCGGGCGAAGGCGACCTCCCCAACATCTTCGACGCCCTGGAAGTAACCAAAGACAACGGCCAGGTTGTGATGCTGGAATGCCAGCAGCACCTGGGCGAAGACCGGGTGCGCACTATTGCCATGGACTCGACCGAGGGCCTGACCCGTGGTGCTGCCGTGCGCAGCCTGGGCCACGCCATCACGATGCCGACCGGCGACGGGGTGAAGGGCCGCTTGTTTAACGTTATTGGCCAGGCAATTGATGGCATTCCGCAGCCGGTGAGCACCGGCGGTCTGCCCATTCACCGTAACGCTCCCGCGTTCGAGGACCTGGCAACCTCTTCGGAAGTATTCTTCACCGGTATCAAGGTAATCGACCTGCTCGCTCCGTATGTGAAGGGCGGTAAGATTGGGCTGTTCGGTGGTGCCGGCGTAGGCAAGACCGTACTAATTCAGGAACTTATCAACAACGTGGCCAAGGCCTACTCGGGCCTGTCGGTATTTGCCGGCGTGGGTGAGCGCACCCGTGAGGGTAATGACCTGCTGCGTGAATTTATCGAAGCCAATATCATCCGCTACGGCGACGCCTTCAAGCACTCAATGGAAGAGGGCGGCTGGGACTTGTCGAAAGTAGATATGGTGGAGATGGAAAAATCGCAGGCTACGCTGGTGTTCGGCCAGATGAACGAGCCGCCCGGAGCCCGCGCCCGCGTGGCGCTGTCGGGCCTGACCATTGCCGAAAGCTTCCGCGATGGCGACGGCACCGGCGCTGGCCGCGATATCCTGTTCTTTATCGACAACATCTTCCGCTTCACGCAGGCAGGCTCGGAGGTATCGGCGCTCTTGGGCCGGATGCCGTCGGCCGTGGGCTACCAGCCCACGCTGGCCACCGAGATGGGCGCCATGCAGGAGCGCATCACCTCCACCAAGCGCGGCTCGATTACCTCGGTGCAGGCCGTGTACGTGCCGGCTGATGACTTGACTGACCCGGCCCCGGCCAACACCTTTGCTCACCTGGATGCTACGACGGTACTGAGCCGCAAAATCGCCGAGCTGGGCATTTATCCGGCCGTTGACCCGCTCGACTCGACCTCGCGCATCCTCGACGCTACCATCCTCGGCGATGAGCACTACAACACGGCCCAGCGCGTGAAGGAGATTTTGCAGCGCTACAAGGAGTTGCAGGACATCATTGCCATTCTGGGGATGGACGAGCTGAGCGAGGAAGACAAGCAGACCGTGAACCGCGCCCGCCGCGTGCAGCGCTTCCTGTCGCAGCCCTTCTTCGTGGCTGAGCAGTTCACCGGCCTGCAGGGTGTATTGGTTGACATCAAAGACACCATCAAAGGCTTCAACGAAATCATCGACGGCAAGTACGACCACCTGCCCGAGTCGGCCTTCAACCTGGTCGGCAACATCGAAGATGCCGTAGCTAAGGGCGAGCGCCTGATGGCTGAGGCAAAATAA
- the pth gene encoding aminoacyl-tRNA hydrolase, whose protein sequence is MVFLILCLGNIGPEYANTRHNIGFMVADYLAAKFEAPRFELGRHAFTTEFRSKGRTYVLVKPTTFMNLSGKAAAHWLSTLKIPVENMLVVTDDLALPFGKLRLKGQGSAGGHNGLKDIQATLGTDVYARLRFGVDANFPKGRQVDYVLNPFSVDEQIDLPLRIEKAGEAVLAFGALGLERAMNSVNVK, encoded by the coding sequence GTGGTCTTCTTAATTCTTTGCCTTGGCAACATCGGCCCCGAATATGCCAATACGCGCCATAATATCGGGTTTATGGTGGCCGATTACCTGGCGGCTAAATTCGAAGCTCCGCGCTTTGAGCTGGGTCGGCACGCCTTTACCACGGAGTTTAGAAGCAAGGGCCGTACTTACGTACTGGTGAAGCCTACCACCTTTATGAACCTGAGTGGTAAAGCCGCCGCGCACTGGCTGAGTACGCTGAAAATACCCGTCGAAAATATGCTGGTTGTGACCGACGACCTGGCGCTGCCCTTTGGCAAATTGCGCCTAAAAGGCCAGGGCTCGGCGGGCGGGCACAATGGCCTGAAGGATATTCAAGCCACGCTGGGCACCGATGTATATGCGCGGCTGCGCTTCGGCGTCGATGCGAATTTCCCGAAAGGGCGGCAGGTAGATTACGTGCTCAACCCGTTTTCGGTGGATGAGCAGATTGACTTACCGTTGCGCATCGAAAAAGCCGGTGAAGCTGTGCTGGCCTTCGGGGCGCTTGGCCTGGAGCGGGCCATGAATAGTGTAAATGTGAAATAA
- a CDS encoding 50S ribosomal protein L25/general stress protein Ctc, whose product MKSLEIIGFKRANLGKTDAKALRLDAQVPCVLYGGKDTVHFSVPAILFRELLYTPEAHIVDLNVEGTHYRAIVQDAQFHPVNEMLLHVDFLEIEDGKEVKMDIPVKYIGVSPGVLAGGKLASKLRKLKVKAAAENLPDYVEVDISTLELGKSVKVGAVKPTNYTILTSAQAPIATVTVPRALKGEMAAGK is encoded by the coding sequence ATGAAAAGCCTGGAGATTATAGGGTTTAAAAGAGCGAATCTCGGCAAGACGGACGCGAAGGCGCTGCGCCTCGATGCGCAGGTGCCGTGCGTACTGTACGGTGGCAAAGACACGGTGCACTTCTCGGTGCCCGCTATTCTGTTCCGCGAATTGCTGTATACCCCGGAGGCTCACATCGTAGACCTGAACGTAGAAGGCACGCACTACCGCGCCATCGTGCAGGATGCACAGTTTCATCCCGTGAACGAGATGCTGCTGCACGTTGACTTCCTGGAGATTGAGGACGGCAAAGAAGTGAAGATGGATATCCCCGTGAAGTACATTGGCGTTTCGCCGGGCGTTCTGGCCGGTGGCAAGCTGGCCAGCAAGCTGCGCAAGCTGAAGGTAAAGGCTGCCGCCGAAAACCTGCCCGACTACGTAGAAGTTGACATCAGCACCCTCGAGCTGGGCAAGTCGGTGAAAGTAGGTGCGGTTAAGCCCACCAACTACACCATCCTGACCAGTGCCCAGGCGCCGATTGCTACCGTAACCGTACCGCGCGCGCTGAAAGGCGAAATGGCCGCTGGCAAATAA
- a CDS encoding ribose-phosphate pyrophosphokinase → MDPRVKLFAGSASQELARKIAESYGQPLGDLTLQRFADNELSPSFDESVRGCEVFLIQGTFPPAENLMELMLMVDACKRASAHKVNIVMPYMGYARQDRKDKPRVSIGAKVVANIIQSVGTDRLMTCDLHAGQIQGFFDIPVDHLDGATVTAPYIKSLNLKNLIFASPDVGGVVRTRAFAKKFGAEIVVCDKMRLRANEIASMQVIGDVKGMDVVFVDDMVDTAGTICKAADLVMERGANSVRAVITHPLLSGPAHARIRASQLTELITTDTIPQREENDKIRVISMAPLFAAAIRNVVTHESISLLFG, encoded by the coding sequence ATGGACCCGCGCGTTAAACTATTTGCTGGCAGTGCCTCCCAGGAGCTAGCCCGGAAGATTGCCGAATCCTATGGCCAGCCGCTGGGCGACCTCACCTTGCAGCGCTTTGCCGATAACGAGCTGAGCCCCAGCTTCGACGAGAGCGTGCGTGGCTGCGAGGTATTTCTCATTCAGGGTACCTTCCCGCCCGCCGAAAACCTGATGGAGCTGATGCTGATGGTGGATGCCTGCAAGCGCGCCTCGGCTCACAAAGTCAATATTGTGATGCCTTACATGGGCTACGCCCGCCAGGACCGCAAGGATAAGCCCCGCGTGAGCATCGGGGCCAAAGTGGTGGCCAACATCATTCAAAGTGTGGGCACCGACCGGCTCATGACCTGCGACCTGCACGCCGGCCAAATACAGGGGTTTTTCGATATTCCGGTCGACCACCTCGACGGGGCTACCGTTACGGCGCCTTACATCAAGTCGCTCAATTTGAAAAATCTCATCTTCGCCTCGCCCGACGTGGGCGGCGTGGTGCGGACCCGCGCCTTTGCCAAGAAATTCGGGGCCGAGATTGTGGTCTGCGACAAGATGCGCCTGCGAGCCAACGAAATCGCCTCCATGCAGGTAATCGGCGATGTGAAGGGGATGGACGTGGTATTTGTGGATGATATGGTGGACACCGCCGGCACCATCTGCAAAGCCGCCGACCTCGTGATGGAGCGCGGTGCCAATTCGGTACGCGCCGTGATTACGCACCCGCTGCTTAGCGGCCCGGCCCACGCCCGCATTCGCGCCTCCCAACTCACCGAGCTGATTACCACCGATACCATTCCGCAGCGCGAGGAGAACGACAAAATTCGCGTTATTTCGATGGCTCCGCTCTTTGCCGCAGCCATCCGCAACGTGGTGACGCACGAGAGCATCAGCCTGCTGTTTGGGTAA
- the atpC gene encoding ATP synthase F1 subunit epsilon — translation MHLEIITPDRKVFEGEASAVRFPGTDGSFEVLNNHAPLIAALKAGDVTVTGAGGGTFHISGGIVEVLRNSVIVLAESASA, via the coding sequence ATGCACTTAGAAATCATCACTCCCGACCGGAAAGTATTTGAGGGCGAGGCAAGCGCGGTGCGATTTCCGGGCACCGATGGCTCGTTTGAAGTGCTCAACAACCACGCTCCCCTGATTGCGGCACTAAAGGCCGGCGACGTAACGGTGACGGGCGCGGGCGGCGGCACATTTCACATCAGCGGCGGCATCGTGGAGGTGCTGCGGAATAGCGTGATTGTGCTGGCTGAGTCGGCTTCGGCCTAG